The Torulaspora delbrueckii CBS 1146 chromosome 1, complete genome DNA segment TATTCTTTTCCAAACCGCGCTTTATATATGGGGCATGAAGTATTGGCGGCTAATTTCACGCGTCAAGTAAGCACGGTAGTACCGTCGTTTCGGTCTATCTTACAATTGTTTGACTCAAGTTATGGGTCTTCGCCGTCTGtcaaatcatcttcatcgtccGTACGAGCGGAAGCTACCTCTCGACTTCTCTGACAAACGGCAGCACAAGGACACAAGGTCCAAAAGGTAGTAGTCATAAAGAATTGACATATatacaacaacaaaagaTTATATATGTTCGTGCGTAAAAAAAATGAGCGATGTCCATAAAGAGTTCATAAAATCGTTAATCATGAATTGTGGCCGGAAATCGTATTCTTTACCTTTTCGATTAGGCCAGGATTGGAATGTTCCTCATGTTCCCCTTGAGGTGCatgttgttcttgttccttcGAATGAGAACGTGGGACAGATTCAGGCTGATATGAGTAGGTATGCTCCCCTCTACCTTCCTCGATTGGTGGTTGGGGGGACATGTGTTGTTCACCATGATGTTGTTCACCACGAGACTGGTTCGCTTCATCGCCAACCGAAACTTTCTGGTGTAAGTTGtttctttggtggtgaCCTTATAGTCACCACTACCAAGACCAGCTGGTGTAAAAGTATCCTTCTGGTGGTCACCACTGCCATGACCAGTTGAGGTAGAAGTATCCTTCTGGTGGCCACCACTGCCGTAACCagttgaggaagaagtaTCCTTGTGGTGGTCACCACTGCCATGACCAGTTGAGGTGAAAGTATCCTTGTGGTGGTCACCACTGCCATGACCACTTGAGGTGAAAGTATCCTTGTGGTGGTCACCACTGCCATGACCACTTGAGGTGAAAGTATCCTTGTGGTGGTCACCACTGCCATGACCACTTGAGGTGAAAGTATCCTTGTGGTGGTCACCACTGCCATGACCAGCTGAGGTAAAAGTCTCCTTCTTATAGTCACCACTCTCACGATCTGCTGGGCTAAAAGTCTCATCCTTTTCACGGTAAGTTGGAAGACGTGGGTCGACTAAACTAGGATGGTTACCAACTTCGCGAGCATACGACCCAGCTTCTTCGGAACCAATACTCTTGGTTCTGTTCTTAGTTAAACCTTCATGTCCGGTTGAAGACTTAACTGGCTGATCTTCCATAGTAGCAACCTTGGAAGGAAGATGCTTACTCTCAACATTTGGAGTATTCACATGACCAATCTTTGTAGCTGTATTGCCAGTTCCAGCCTTATGGGAGGCATCCTTATGGGTAGTATCCCTGTGGGTGTCATCCTTGTGAGACCCGCCAAAGTTGATGGTCTTGCCGAACAAAGTTGGACCTGATTTTGGAGATTTCTCACTAGCATTCAAATCAGCGCCTTTAGTATCTCTCTGAATGTGAGATTCATGCCCGAAGACATTGGTCTTCTTGCCCTCAGGCTCTCTACCCAAATCATGAGCTTTCTCATGCTGAGTGCCGTGAGACTCGTGTCCGAAGACGCCCGCCTCTCTAGCTTCATGAGCGGGTGCCTGCTTTCCATGTTGGGAACCATGAGATTCATGTCCGAAGATGCctgtcttcttttgagtaGGTTCGCGTTCCTCAGGGATTTGGTGATGGTGCTTAGCTTCCTGTCCGAAATTGCCCGCGTTTGGATCCAACGTCGAGTGCTTTTGTTGCCCTTCTCCCTTACCGGCATCATAAGAGTGAGCAGGGAAATCAATCACTGTTTCTTTTTCCTCCCTAACCACATGTTGGGAGGGGCCACGTTGAGAATCAGGCTCATGGAACTGGTTAACTGTCCTTGAGTCACGACGAACAGGTGCATTAGCACCAGAGTCGGGACTTGGATTCAAGTGTGCTGGCTTGGGAACACTAGCGCGATCAATCGTGTCAGTACCGCCTGCTGCATTCGTCTTGTTACCGTAGTTAAATCCTGGCATAGCAGTCTTTTGAGTCAAGTGTGGGGTCTGTTGAGGGTCCATCTTGTAAGCCGTGTTCTGTTTAGGATCATACTTTTGCTTCGACATTGGTTGTGAAGGTTCGGTAATCACACCTGTACCTGGAATATGAGGTGTGGAAGTATGGTTCTTCGATTGATGCTGTTCGGTCACATTTTTACCAAGATGAGGCTCCGAGTAGTTGCCGGAGCGAGCCTGATGGGACTCAGCGTGACCTACGTTACCTTGCTGTGCCGCAGCATGTTCTGTTGGATGGTTATTTCTACCAACACCGGGAATGTAGGATTCCAAAGGTTTATCATCCTTATGCGAAATATGGTGACCACCTTGCGTTTCGGAAGTATGTGGGAACATAGCTTCCGAGGCCTTGTTGGAGCGACCAACACCAGGAATGTACGATTCCAACGGCTGATCAACTCTGTGCCCGCCCTTAGTTTGACCAGTTGTAATGTTGGTCTTTTCACCTAGGTTCATGTTGTACATACCAGAGACGTTCTCTGGATCGTTATCACGACCATGCTGAGAAGTCTGTTGTGTCCTAGACTGACCGAAGTCGGTCTGAACTGGCTGGTGAGTCTTTTGTGTTCTAGACTGACCCAAATCGGACTGCACTGGCTTGGTAGTGCTTGTTGAAGTAGCATTCTTACCAGCAGTAGAAGCATCGTAAGAACCTGGCAATCTTTCAGCAGTATTGACATCATCTTGACCTTCACCTAGAATACGATCATAGCTACCAGTGGAATGGAATCCTGTATCATTTTTCTGgtcgttcttcttgaattcttgaaaagcGTCCACTGGGTATCCTTCACGCTCGTTCTCtgtcttcttttcctctgttTTACTGCATttaaacaagaagaataaatTCAACATTAGTTAGTAAAATGAAATATTATATATtaatctttctcaaaggGATCTGGggtaaagaagaaaaaaaagGTATCATCGGAAGAAAATTAGTTATTAGGGGTGTTTTTCGGATTTTTTTTGGGAGGAATTTAGACAGCAGTTGGTTGACCAGTTCCTTGGCCTGTAGTCTGCTGTGTATTGTTGTTTCCTGTCGGTTGACTGACGAAGTCACGCGTGACATattgaacttcttctggCTGTTCACCGGGTTCTTGAGTttgcatcatcttcttctttgttctcAAACGAGTAAAGAAGGTTCTGTCCGAATGATGCTTGTCACTGTCATATGTAGACTTGTCGTTGTGCGTGGTGTCCATCGAGCTTGCGTTGTTATAACCACCAGCGCCTCCAGCGTAATGATCCGATTCTTTGTAGTCACGGAACTTGTTCATACCGTGCAAGACCACTGTAATCGTGGACCAGATGGTGTTTACAAGCAACAGAAACACTGTCGTCCACAAAAACGCGAAATTCTTTGCCCCCAACTTGGAAGAACGGTTCGAGTCACTGAATGCATTCTTGGCTTTGGCATAGCAACCGGTGTAGAGACACGCAGCCAGcagaatgaagaagaacgcAATCCAAGTGGACACAGTCGACCAAATAGCCATCACTGTGATAGTCTTGAAAATCATAACAACCGCCGGAATGATGGCGCCCACGATGAACACCAACCCGATCAACAACATCGCCCATGCCACACGTGACAGATAATAGTACGTGTTCCTGTTGTTCAAGAAACTACTAGGCATCTCATCACTGCGGCCAAAATTGTCACGTGGTGAGAACGCCTGCGCTGGCACCGTACTAGAACAATCACTCGTCTGTCCATCACTGTAGCCACACCAACGGTAATTGTACCACCGAGTGACATCTGGTGCATCATTGAACCCACTCGTATTCCCCTCAAACCAGtagaaattcttcaaagtcCCTCCCGGACGTCCCCCCgacaaaatcaagaaaaaggTGAGCAACCCAGCCCCCAGTAGAAAGATAAATGTTAACGCATGTACaaactttttgaaaatcATCCTATCGGTATAACTTGTATTGATTGTATGGGAcactttggaagagaaaccCATAAAAGAGACTTACGATACCACTTCTCGACCCTTTATATACCCCGAAACGCGGCAAGAGCAACATGGTGCTCCCTTAAAAAATTAGCCGCCCATCGCGCCCGAAGCAAAGGCCGAGGCCCCCTCCCCGCCCGCAGCAAAGAGCAAAATCCTTAAGTTGGCTGCTCTTCTTGCTTGACGGATTGGGAGTGGCGAAGTTGGGATCTCAGCTCTGGGAGAGAACACTCTATCGGGCACCATACTAGCAATCGCTTTCCGGTAGGGTTTAGCTCCAGTAGCGGGAGATTTCGTCTAGTAACTGTGAAACAAAATTCTTCTCCCAGTACGTCAGAGCAGTCTTGGTCGAACGATTGCACTGCTTGTGACGTCGGGAGTTCGAGGGTGA contains these protein-coding regions:
- the HBT1 gene encoding Hbt1p (similar to Saccharomyces cerevisiae YNL195C and HBT1 (YDL223C); ancestral locus Anc_2.54), which encodes MLNLFFLFKCSKTEEKKTENEREGYPVDAFQEFKKNDQKNDTGFHSTGSYDRILGEGQDDVNTAERLPGSYDASTAGKNATSTSTTKPVQSDLGQSRTQKTHQPVQTDFGQSRTQQTSQHGRDNDPENVSGMYNMNLGEKTNITTGQTKGGHRVDQPLESYIPGVGRSNKASEAMFPHTSETQGGHHISHKDDKPLESYIPGVGRNNHPTEHAAAQQGNVGHAESHQARSGNYSEPHLGKNVTEQHQSKNHTSTPHIPGTGVITEPSQPMSKQKYDPKQNTAYKMDPQQTPHLTQKTAMPGFNYGNKTNAAGGTDTIDRASVPKPAHLNPSPDSGANAPVRRDSRTVNQFHEPDSQRGPSQHVVREEKETVIDFPAHSYDAGKGEGQQKHSTLDPNAGNFGQEAKHHHQIPEEREPTQKKTGIFGHESHGSQHGKQAPAHEAREAGVFGHESHGTQHEKAHDLGREPEGKKTNVFGHESHIQRDTKGADLNASEKSPKSGPTLFGKTINFGGSHKDDTHRDTTHKDASHKAGTGNTATKIGHVNTPNVESKHLPSKVATMEDQPVKSSTGHEGLTKNRTKSIGSEEAGSYAREVGNHPSLVDPRLPTYREKDETFSPADRESGDYKKETFTSAGHGSGDHHKDTFTSSGHGSGDHHKDTFTSSGHGSGDHHKDTFTSSGHGSGDHHKDTFTSTGHGSGDHHKDTSSSTGYGSGGHQKDTSTSTGHGSGDHQKDTFTPAGLGSGDYKVTTKETTYTRKFRLAMKRTSLVVNNIMVNNTCPPNHQSRKVEGSIPTHISLNLSHVLIRRNKNNMHLKGNMRNIPILA
- the TDEL0A00960 gene encoding SUR7/PalI family protein (similar to Saccharomyces cerevisiae FMP45 (YDL222C) and YNL194C; ancestral locus Anc_2.55) gives rise to the protein MIFKKFVHALTFIFLLGAGLLTFFLILSGGRPGGTLKNFYWFEGNTSGFNDAPDVTRWYNYRWCGYSDGQTSDCSSTVPAQAFSPRDNFGRSDEMPSSFLNNRNTYYYLSRVAWAMLLIGLVFIVGAIIPAVVMIFKTITVMAIWSTVSTWIAFFFILLAACLYTGCYAKAKNAFSDSNRSSKLGAKNFAFLWTTVFLLLVNTIWSTITVVLHGMNKFRDYKESDHYAGGAGGYNNASSMDTTHNDKSTYDSDKHHSDRTFFTRLRTKKKMMQTQEPGEQPEEVQYVTRDFVSQPTGNNNTQQTTGQGTGQPTAV